In Perca fluviatilis chromosome 18, GENO_Pfluv_1.0, whole genome shotgun sequence, one genomic interval encodes:
- the LOC120547052 gene encoding uncharacterized protein LOC120547052 — MAYISELDVSINDAEEQKLQSQGFNKINVNLNQGAGGNAIYLWYKNGSVPITRVQFTFNDDMAVGLINAGYTKINKDLNAGAGGDVIYLWYFRGSGEFHTPIVEIDFTTDAESEALKFSTGWERSACGLNRNTGGNLIYAWVKREKQTYICDVSAAASYGSDPDYYKAGYIRVDEDTNRDAGGPNVFIWYRQTTDPKRALTDLNISTNDLEYQSLQQQGYTSVSVNLNEGTGGNQVYLWYKKDGVTKPIQAMSLLLNPAAVAVYEKAGVSVIERNINTGTYGNTEYLCFYQ; from the coding sequence ATGGCCTACATCTCAGAACTTGATGTGTCCATTAATGACGCTGAGGAGCAAAAGCTCCAGTCACAAGGCTTCAACAAAATTAATGTTAATCTGAACCAAGGAGCAGGAGGAAATGCCATCTATCTTTGGTACAAAAATGGGTCAGTACCAATCACCAGGGTTCAATTTACATTCAACGATGACATGGCTGTTGGATTGATCAATGCAGGGTACACAAAGATCAATAAAGATCTCAATGCTGGAGCAGGAGGTGATGTCATCTACCTTTGGTACTTCAGAGGGTCCGGGGAGTTCCACACTCCCATAGTGGAGATTGATTTCACTACAGATGCAGAAAGTGAAGCCCTTAAGTTCAGCACAGGCTGGGAGAGATCGGCCTGTGGTCTGAACCGCAACACTGGAGGGAACTTGATCTACGCCTGggtgaagagagagaaacaaacctACATCTGTGATGTCTCTGCCGCTGCTTCCTACGGATCAGACCCCGACTACTATAAGGCAGGTTACATCCGTGTGGATGAAGATACTAACAGAGATGCAGGAGGTCCCAATGTCTTCATCTGGTACCGTCAGACCACCGACCCCAAGCGTGCTCTCACTGATCTGAATATCTCCACCAATGATCTTGAGTATCAGTCCCTTCAGCAGCAAGGTTACACTTCAGTGAGTGTCAACCTCAACGAGGGGACTGGAGGCAACCAGGTGTACCTGTGGTACAAGAAAGATGGTGTCACCAAGCCCATTCAGGCCATGTCCCTGCTTCTTAACCCTGCTGCTGTAGCAGTGTATGAGAAGGCTGGTGTCTCTGTTATCGAAAGAAATATCAACACAGGCACTTACGGCAACACTGAGTACCTGTGTTTCTATCAGTGA